From the genome of Sphingobacterium kitahiroshimense, one region includes:
- a CDS encoding DUF2264 domain-containing protein codes for MKRRSVLKLLGGAGVGALTASLPMGAKASVLSDEGISYAGNDRAYWVSILSKMATPILDNISKQQWRKKMPMEVSPTFDSRDPGVGYLEAFGRLLAGMAPWLALPDDSSEEGKLRKKLRDQALLGIQYGVDPQSPDYFTWRGPSSQTLVDAAHLALAFLRAPKVLWEPLDQVTKKRVVEEFKLLRKIKPNESNWLLFAAMTETFLHYTGEECAREKIDYAVNKFDTEWYVGDGWYSDGAHFSFDHYNGYVIHNMQVEALRHNINVDKKYKEMFDRAYKRMQRYAHHLERMISPEGYYMVVGRSSTYKNAAFQPLAAVALENRLPEDISKGQVRAALTAILRHIYIDKTFSPSGWLSMGVVGDQQQNLADYYTNAGSMYVASLSFLPLGLPANDEFWTCSPEKWTSQKCWNAEQFPKDYYVNY; via the coding sequence ATGAAGAGAAGATCTGTATTAAAATTGTTAGGCGGTGCTGGCGTTGGTGCATTGACGGCATCGTTGCCAATGGGGGCGAAGGCAAGTGTTTTATCTGATGAAGGCATAAGTTATGCAGGGAATGACCGTGCTTATTGGGTTTCAATACTAAGCAAGATGGCTACACCTATATTAGATAATATCAGTAAACAGCAATGGCGCAAAAAGATGCCGATGGAGGTAAGTCCTACTTTTGACAGTAGAGATCCGGGCGTTGGATACCTCGAGGCTTTCGGTCGACTGCTGGCAGGTATGGCCCCTTGGCTGGCTTTACCTGATGACAGCTCCGAAGAAGGAAAGCTACGTAAAAAATTACGTGATCAGGCCTTATTGGGGATTCAATATGGTGTAGATCCTCAATCCCCGGATTATTTTACATGGCGAGGTCCTTCATCGCAAACACTGGTAGATGCAGCACATCTCGCCCTTGCGTTTCTAAGGGCACCCAAGGTACTGTGGGAACCATTGGATCAGGTAACAAAGAAAAGGGTTGTCGAAGAATTTAAACTACTACGTAAAATTAAACCTAATGAAAGTAATTGGTTGCTTTTTGCGGCCATGACTGAGACGTTTTTACATTATACCGGTGAGGAGTGCGCACGAGAAAAAATAGATTATGCTGTAAATAAATTTGATACAGAATGGTATGTGGGCGATGGGTGGTATAGTGATGGTGCTCACTTTAGTTTCGATCATTACAATGGTTACGTTATTCACAATATGCAGGTTGAAGCACTGCGCCATAATATAAACGTAGATAAGAAATACAAAGAAATGTTTGATCGTGCTTATAAAAGGATGCAACGATATGCACATCACTTGGAACGCATGATTTCCCCAGAAGGTTATTATATGGTAGTTGGTCGCTCTTCAACATATAAGAATGCTGCTTTTCAACCCTTGGCTGCAGTGGCTCTTGAAAATAGGCTGCCAGAGGATATTTCTAAGGGTCAGGTGCGAGCTGCCTTAACTGCAATACTGAGACATATTTATATTGATAAGACTTTTTCACCTTCTGGATGGCTTAGTATGGGAGTAGTTGGTGACCAGCAGCAGAATTTGGCAGATTACTATACGAATGCTGGCTCTATGTATGTAGCTTCTTTATCCTTCCTTCCTCTCGGATTGCCGGCT
- a CDS encoding RagB/SusD family nutrient uptake outer membrane protein, which translates to MKKILNIEKQRLSAYCKQYNKYMWRISALAILLGTMGSCKKDLLDISSNTQVPEDKMWTTDNYTDLGVNGVYQALRFGYATGGTNNRELYQYDRLSNTLIPRGGDPLLNASTNTSNSLFADVWRELYESVHRANDAIYGLTNISPSAPEKKARLLAEVKFLRAFYYYRLNQLYRGVPLYDTPINYNEATKPRNTEKEVWDFILKDLTESIAETNLPAKLPAGSKDFGRITRSAAYALRGKVYMYLQDWDKAIADFQSVKDAGHQLFPDYKTLFTAANEKSDEMIFSIQNIALDNFGSTTQFSFGSRSAFGSNWNTYMVSPDFVDLYENKDGSKFSWDDVIPGYNAMAPDKREIYFIRNNVQQVAEANKKPSKYTDLIDPKRGLDFKLYLPNGNEERLKKAYDNRDPRLSANVILPYSTFVGTNLGADQTFTSRWPHIEEFNNVFDLRTDDQPRFFYIPRKFVYEGGKPSIPSRVAGDIDYPVIRYADVLLLWAEALNEKGQEAAAVAKVNEVRTRAGVGLLNSSAVTTVKDKADLTSRIRNERRRELFGEGVIYFDELRWKSLKDQVFSGNAGNKQPWGGIVDRYTYLGDQLLVWPIPELERQRNPSLTQNTGWNN; encoded by the coding sequence ATGAAGAAGATACTAAATATCGAAAAACAAAGATTGTCTGCATACTGTAAACAATATAATAAATATATGTGGCGTATATCTGCGCTTGCAATTTTACTGGGAACTATGGGGTCTTGTAAAAAAGATCTATTGGATATTAGTTCGAATACCCAAGTTCCAGAGGATAAAATGTGGACAACGGACAACTATACTGATCTTGGTGTAAACGGTGTGTATCAAGCATTACGTTTTGGATATGCAACTGGTGGCACAAATAATCGGGAGCTCTATCAGTATGACCGTTTATCCAACACGTTGATTCCAAGAGGTGGAGATCCTCTATTAAATGCCTCCACGAATACTTCAAATTCACTTTTTGCGGATGTTTGGAGAGAACTATATGAGAGTGTTCACCGCGCGAATGATGCTATCTATGGATTAACAAATATTTCACCATCGGCCCCTGAGAAGAAAGCGCGTTTGCTTGCGGAGGTTAAATTCCTAAGAGCATTCTATTATTATCGGTTGAATCAGTTGTATAGAGGGGTGCCATTATATGATACACCGATTAACTACAATGAAGCAACCAAACCCAGAAATACAGAAAAGGAAGTTTGGGATTTTATCTTGAAAGATCTGACGGAATCTATCGCTGAGACGAATTTACCAGCAAAGTTGCCCGCAGGAAGTAAAGATTTTGGTCGTATTACGAGATCAGCAGCATACGCACTACGAGGTAAAGTTTATATGTATCTACAAGATTGGGATAAAGCAATCGCAGATTTTCAGTCAGTTAAAGATGCCGGACACCAGTTGTTCCCAGATTATAAGACATTATTTACTGCCGCCAATGAAAAGTCAGATGAGATGATTTTCTCAATTCAGAATATCGCTTTGGACAACTTTGGATCGACAACACAATTCAGTTTCGGAAGCCGCTCCGCTTTTGGCTCCAATTGGAATACCTACATGGTCAGTCCGGATTTTGTAGATTTATACGAGAACAAAGATGGTAGCAAATTTAGTTGGGATGACGTAATCCCTGGTTATAATGCGATGGCACCTGACAAAAGAGAGATATACTTTATTCGTAATAATGTACAACAGGTAGCTGAAGCAAATAAAAAGCCGTCGAAATACACTGACCTTATTGACCCGAAACGAGGATTGGATTTTAAACTTTATTTGCCTAATGGCAATGAGGAAAGATTAAAAAAGGCCTACGACAATCGTGATCCACGCTTAAGTGCAAATGTTATTCTCCCTTATTCAACTTTTGTTGGGACAAATCTCGGAGCTGATCAGACATTTACATCGAGATGGCCACATATTGAAGAATTTAATAATGTGTTTGATCTGCGCACTGACGATCAACCGAGATTTTTTTATATCCCGCGTAAATTTGTGTACGAAGGTGGAAAACCATCTATTCCGAGTCGTGTAGCTGGTGATATAGATTATCCAGTGATCCGTTATGCAGATGTGCTGTTATTGTGGGCAGAGGCACTTAATGAAAAAGGACAGGAAGCAGCAGCGGTGGCCAAAGTAAATGAAGTACGAACGCGGGCCGGGGTAGGACTTTTAAATAGTTCGGCTGTTACCACGGTTAAAGATAAAGCAGATCTTACCAGTCGTATCCGTAATGAACGTAGAAGAGAGCTGTTTGGGGAAGGGGTTATTTACTTTGACGAATTGCGGTGGAAATCCCTCAAAGATCAAGTTTTTAGCGGTAATGCGGGGAACAAACAACCATGGGGCGGAATCGTAGATAGGTATACCTATTTGGGAGACCAACTACTGGTATGGCCTATCCCAGAGTTAGAAAGGCAACGAAATCCTAGTCTAACACAGAATACAGGCTGGAATAATTAA